One stretch of Syntrophorhabdaceae bacterium DNA includes these proteins:
- a CDS encoding AI-2E family transporter yields MTDKRFYFIILSFLVLALGYLSYLILKPFLSSIMWAIVFSIVFYPLYAFILKRLKWKHLASLITLIIILLLILGPFSYLSFILTQEIVAMMGKIEQGTLDPMGTIMQHPYINDMLSKMLSFFNVSEGQFQKVLIDMISQIGKASTGFIKSGLGNIASAAIDFIFMILSIFFLLEDGPRFVEKVGDYMPFSKKQKEKILTQTKGIVVSTIYGGVTVAVVQGIIGGFAFAILKVPSPVVWGTAMFIASFIPLVGTFVVWGPAVLYLLLQGHLWKGIILMLIGVFGISAADNVLRPLIIRGKMQMPILAIFFSILGGIKLFGFIGFIMGPLVLALFVSVFEIFRYTEEELMERHGK; encoded by the coding sequence ATGACAGATAAAAGGTTTTATTTCATCATCCTCTCGTTTCTTGTTCTGGCGCTTGGTTACCTGAGCTACCTCATCCTGAAACCCTTTCTGTCTTCCATCATGTGGGCCATTGTGTTCTCCATAGTGTTTTATCCCCTCTATGCCTTCATCCTCAAGCGCCTGAAATGGAAACACCTGGCCTCCCTGATAACCCTCATTATCATCCTGCTCCTTATCCTTGGGCCCTTTTCCTACCTTTCCTTCATTCTGACGCAGGAAATCGTCGCAATGATGGGAAAGATTGAACAAGGAACCCTCGATCCTATGGGCACCATTATGCAGCACCCCTATATCAATGACATGTTGAGCAAGATGCTCTCCTTCTTCAACGTGTCTGAAGGGCAATTTCAGAAGGTCCTCATTGATATGATCTCCCAGATCGGCAAGGCATCCACGGGCTTCATCAAAAGCGGCCTGGGGAATATTGCGTCCGCGGCAATCGATTTCATATTCATGATATTATCCATATTTTTTCTTCTCGAAGACGGTCCCAGGTTTGTAGAAAAGGTAGGGGACTATATGCCGTTTTCGAAGAAGCAGAAAGAAAAGATCCTTACGCAGACAAAAGGCATCGTTGTTTCCACGATATATGGCGGCGTGACCGTTGCGGTAGTTCAAGGGATTATAGGGGGCTTTGCCTTTGCCATCCTGAAGGTGCCGTCCCCTGTTGTATGGGGAACTGCCATGTTCATTGCATCCTTTATACCTTTGGTCGGCACCTTTGTGGTATGGGGGCCCGCCGTGCTTTATCTTCTTTTACAGGGCCATCTCTGGAAAGGCATCATCCTGATGCTGATCGGTGTCTTTGGCATCAGTGCGGCAGACAATGTCCTGAGGCCGCTCATCATCCGCGGTAAGATGCAGATGCCGATCCTGGCCATCTTCTTCAGCATACTCGGGGGGATCAAGCTTTTTGGCTTTATCGGTTTTATTATGGGACCTCTCGTGCTCGCCCTCTTCGTGTCGGTTTTTGAGATCTTCAGATATACGGAAGAAGAGCTGATGGAGCGGCATGGGAAATAG
- a CDS encoding NAD(P)H-dependent oxidoreductase subunit E has translation MPETIEKVLKKHGRTPDELIPILQDVQKEFGYIAPESVKKISRYLKVSENQIYGVSSFYAQFRFTEPGRHGVKVCLGTACHVRGGATLLEMLERGLGISCGQTTDDKRYDLERVACLGCCALSPVVQIDRDIYSRMTVNRLTELLKEYE, from the coding sequence ATGCCTGAAACAATCGAAAAGGTCCTTAAAAAACATGGCCGGACGCCTGATGAGCTGATACCGATCTTGCAGGATGTTCAGAAGGAGTTTGGCTATATAGCGCCCGAATCGGTGAAGAAGATCTCCCGTTACCTCAAGGTTTCGGAGAACCAGATCTACGGCGTTTCATCGTTCTACGCGCAGTTTCGTTTTACTGAGCCGGGTCGTCATGGAGTCAAGGTGTGCCTCGGAACGGCCTGCCATGTCCGGGGAGGCGCGACCTTGCTTGAGATGCTGGAAAGGGGATTGGGTATCAGTTGCGGACAGACAACTGACGATAAACGTTACGACCTCGAACGCGTTGCATGCCTGGGATGCTGCGCGCTTTCTCCTGTCGTTCAGATCGATCGTGACATCTACAGCAGAATGACAGTGAACAGATTAACGGAGCTATTGAAAGAATATGAATAA
- a CDS encoding mannose-1-phosphate guanylyltransferase translates to MKHTYVVIMAGGKGERFWPLSTGSVPKPFLSVTGGKTLIQLTVERAVRIVPKTNISIVLERKHLAIARRQLPSLPPSNFIVEPEDKDTAPCIGLAAIALLRKDSKATMIVLPADHYITDIDGFARTIKDGVKVAQTGDHLVTIGIRPTRPETGYGYIRVSEKFHPTEDVQYCRVEHYVEKPDIRRAKTYCKDESYYWNTGIFIWQAKTIMESMRYHMPELHKGLLQISSCPDINKKAMISRIFRGFEKLSIDYGLMQKAGNVLMVPARFIWDDIGTWTSLSRVSKPDEHGNYKTGNIISVDTKDCVIHGGDVAIGTIGVSDLVIVATKNGILVCDIDRVQEVREIAQRLSAKADKVSSRK, encoded by the coding sequence ATGAAACACACATACGTTGTAATCATGGCAGGAGGCAAAGGGGAACGATTCTGGCCACTGAGTACCGGCAGCGTCCCCAAGCCATTCCTGAGCGTAACCGGCGGCAAGACCCTCATCCAGTTGACGGTCGAAAGGGCGGTGAGGATTGTCCCGAAAACGAATATAAGTATTGTCCTCGAAAGGAAACACCTCGCCATTGCAAGACGGCAACTTCCTTCCTTGCCGCCAAGTAATTTCATTGTTGAGCCTGAAGACAAGGATACGGCGCCCTGCATCGGCCTCGCGGCGATAGCCCTCCTGAGGAAGGACAGCAAAGCCACCATGATCGTCCTGCCGGCAGACCATTACATAACGGATATCGATGGGTTCGCAAGGACCATCAAAGACGGGGTGAAGGTTGCGCAGACAGGCGACCACCTTGTTACTATCGGGATAAGGCCGACAAGGCCCGAAACAGGATACGGTTACATCCGTGTCTCTGAGAAGTTTCATCCAACAGAGGATGTTCAATACTGCAGGGTGGAGCATTACGTTGAAAAACCGGACATCCGGCGCGCAAAGACATATTGTAAGGATGAAAGTTATTACTGGAATACAGGTATCTTCATATGGCAGGCAAAGACCATTATGGAATCCATGAGATACCATATGCCCGAGCTTCATAAAGGGCTGCTGCAAATCAGCAGTTGTCCGGATATAAACAAAAAGGCGATGATCAGCAGGATCTTCAGGGGGTTCGAAAAGCTCTCGATAGATTACGGACTGATGCAAAAGGCCGGCAATGTACTGATGGTCCCTGCGCGTTTTATATGGGACGATATCGGTACCTGGACCTCGCTTTCGCGGGTGTCCAAACCCGACGAACACGGCAATTACAAAACAGGCAACATCATCAGCGTTGACACAAAGGATTGCGTGATCCACGGCGGCGATGTGGCGATAGGTACCATAGGGGTCTCCGACCTTGTCATCGTTGCCACGAAAAACGGTATCCTTGTCTGTGATATCGACAGGGTACAGGAAGTGAGGGAGATAGCCCAAAGACTATCGGCAAAAGCAGATAAAGTAAGCAGTAGGAAGTAG
- a CDS encoding YifB family Mg chelatase-like AAA ATPase, whose amino-acid sequence MISKVTTATVYGIDGIKIDVEVDISYGLPAFSIVGLPETSVRESKERVRAAIKNSGFEFPNDRITINLAPADVRKEGSSFDLPIAIGILTAMGIMKEEEVSGYLVAGELSLDGRIKGVRGILPITMLANKEGYRKIIVPLENGHEASIVKGIQVYGTSHILDIVHFFKGENDLQSFASHSGPGDVDTRKDGLDFSDIKGQPQAKRALEIAASGGHNVLMIGPPGSGKTMLARRIPTILPRLHYEEAIEATKIHSIAGFLSSRGSLLTDRPFRAPHHTISDAGLIGGGHVPKPGEVSLAHGGVLFLDEFPEFKRNALDALRQPLEDGHVTISRVTHTITFPARFMLVAAMNPCPCGYFGDTRKACICNGSQIHRYRSKVSGPLLDRMDIHIEVPPVTIRELSLDREEEPSERIRKRVTDARTIQEGRFRDRKIYANSQMAVRMVKRYCTLNGNAGNLLEKAVEKFGLSPRAYHRILKVARTIADLERCDRIEEPHIAEAIQYRVLDKRLTI is encoded by the coding sequence GTGATTTCAAAGGTTACTACAGCCACAGTATATGGTATAGACGGCATCAAGATCGATGTGGAGGTTGATATATCCTATGGACTGCCGGCGTTCAGCATCGTAGGATTGCCGGAGACCTCTGTCAGGGAGAGCAAAGAACGGGTGAGGGCCGCTATAAAAAACAGCGGCTTTGAATTCCCCAATGACCGCATTACGATAAACCTTGCCCCGGCCGATGTCAGGAAAGAAGGCTCCTCTTTTGACCTGCCGATCGCCATTGGCATCCTCACCGCCATGGGGATCATGAAAGAAGAGGAGGTCAGTGGTTATCTCGTTGCCGGTGAGCTGTCACTCGACGGAAGGATCAAGGGTGTCCGTGGTATTTTGCCTATTACGATGCTTGCGAACAAGGAAGGATACAGGAAGATAATTGTTCCCCTGGAGAATGGACACGAAGCATCTATCGTAAAGGGTATCCAGGTTTACGGCACCAGTCATATACTCGACATTGTCCATTTTTTCAAAGGGGAAAACGACCTGCAGAGTTTTGCCTCCCACAGCGGACCAGGGGATGTCGACACCCGCAAAGATGGTCTTGATTTTTCTGACATCAAGGGACAGCCGCAGGCAAAGAGGGCCCTTGAGATCGCTGCAAGCGGTGGTCATAACGTCCTCATGATAGGCCCTCCGGGCTCAGGCAAAACAATGCTTGCCAGGAGGATCCCGACGATCCTCCCCCGATTGCACTATGAAGAGGCAATTGAAGCGACAAAGATCCACAGCATCGCCGGCTTTTTGAGCTCCCGCGGATCCCTCCTGACCGACAGGCCCTTCAGGGCCCCTCATCATACCATTTCAGATGCCGGCTTGATAGGCGGCGGCCACGTACCAAAACCCGGGGAGGTCAGTCTTGCCCATGGCGGCGTTTTGTTTCTTGATGAATTTCCGGAGTTCAAAAGGAATGCCCTCGACGCCCTCCGCCAACCGCTGGAAGACGGACACGTGACCATCTCAAGGGTTACCCACACCATTACATTTCCCGCGCGGTTTATGCTTGTAGCCGCCATGAACCCATGTCCCTGCGGTTATTTCGGGGACACGCGAAAGGCCTGTATATGCAACGGATCCCAGATACACCGCTACAGATCAAAGGTCTCCGGACCTCTTCTGGACAGGATGGACATACATATCGAGGTGCCTCCCGTTACGATACGGGAACTTTCTCTGGACAGGGAAGAGGAGCCTTCAGAAAGGATACGAAAAAGGGTCACTGACGCGCGAACCATACAGGAAGGCAGGTTCCGCGACAGGAAGATTTATGCCAACAGTCAGATGGCCGTAAGGATGGTGAAAAGATACTGCACTCTCAACGGAAACGCAGGGAACCTCTTAGAGAAGGCCGTTGAAAAATTCGGTCTGTCCCCCCGTGCTTACCACAGGATTTTGAAGGTTGCCCGCACCATCGCCGACCTCGAACGATGCGACCGCATCGAAGAGCCACACATCGCGGAGGCAATCCAGTACAGGGTGCTCGATAAACGGCTAACAATTTAA
- a CDS encoding NAD-dependent deacylase: MDDYQKIAGLIRERGHVVAFTGAGISVESGIPAFRGGQGLWEKYDPMEYAHINAFAGDPEKVWVMLREMSEVIFQSEPSPAHVALNNLEKKGFLKAVITQNVDGLHHVAGNTNVIEYHGNHRWLVCMSCRKRVPLTPELVGVYPYPRCEKCNKALKPDVVFFGEGIPMVEMIRANEEANKCKVMFIIGTSGVVYPAADIPYVAKSNGATIVEVNVESTPFTSSITDYFLSGTASQVLPKIVELME; the protein is encoded by the coding sequence ATGGATGATTATCAAAAGATTGCCGGATTGATCAGGGAGCGTGGACATGTTGTTGCCTTTACCGGCGCCGGCATATCGGTAGAAAGCGGGATACCCGCATTTCGTGGCGGCCAGGGATTATGGGAAAAGTACGACCCGATGGAGTATGCCCATATCAACGCATTTGCCGGTGATCCGGAAAAGGTCTGGGTCATGCTCAGGGAGATGTCGGAGGTTATCTTTCAATCAGAGCCAAGCCCCGCGCATGTTGCCCTGAATAACCTTGAGAAGAAAGGTTTTCTGAAAGCAGTGATCACCCAGAACGTTGACGGCCTTCACCATGTTGCCGGCAATACGAATGTCATAGAATATCACGGTAATCACCGGTGGCTTGTCTGTATGAGTTGCAGAAAGCGCGTCCCCCTTACCCCTGAACTGGTGGGTGTTTATCCCTATCCCCGGTGCGAGAAGTGCAACAAGGCGCTAAAACCGGATGTGGTCTTTTTCGGCGAAGGTATCCCGATGGTCGAGATGATCAGGGCCAATGAAGAAGCAAATAAATGCAAGGTCATGTTTATTATAGGCACATCAGGCGTTGTCTACCCTGCCGCCGATATCCCCTATGTCGCCAAATCCAACGGGGCGACGATCGTTGAGGTAAACGTTGAGTCAACGCCGTTCACCTCGTCGATCACCGATTACTTTCTCTCCGGAACAGCATCCCAGGTATTGCCGAAGATCGTGGAACTGATGGAATAG
- a CDS encoding NADH-quinone oxidoreductase subunit NuoF has protein sequence MNKLTKHIVSAKKKWELLQDNKEPIIYVGAASCGRAAGALDLLTEINAYLKEHNVKAKVMQVGCIGPCYLEPLIDIKMPGQPRVSYGNVNAKTLSMILKSHLLEGVPHAKLALGHFGKEPLDGIQPFYELPMLKPQVRIVLRNCGLIDPEDIDQYLAVDGYQGFMNALKMKPEDVIGVVHQAGLRGRGGAGFPTFRKWTVCRNSPGEQKYLICNADEGDPGAFMNRSLIESDPHAVLEGMLIAGYAIGASKGIVYIRAEYPLAIDRLKAAIQQMREYGVLGKNILGSGFSFDIRIKEGAGAFVCGEETALIGSIEGKRGMPKSRPPFPAVSGLFKSPTIINNVETLGTLPNILRNGAEWYNKFGKEGNRGTKTFSLVGKIRRPGLIEVQLGTPLREIIFDIGGGVQKNFKAIQTGGPSGGCLSEEFLDLPVDYESLAAAGSIMGSGGLIIMDDDTCIVDIAKYFLDFTQKESCGKCVPCRVGTRHMVEILDRITHGEGNPEDLLALRTLGDTIKKGALCGLGQTAPNPVLTTLRYFRNEYLDHIKDHRCRATVCKDLIEYRVIKEKCTGCQSCVRVCPTGAITGPRSEPHNLDATKCIKCRSCYEVCRHDAIAGDAIVIRSAEKTT, from the coding sequence ATGAATAAGCTAACCAAACACATTGTATCGGCAAAGAAAAAATGGGAGCTGCTCCAGGATAACAAGGAACCGATCATCTATGTGGGGGCTGCCTCATGCGGGAGGGCTGCCGGCGCCCTTGACCTTTTAACAGAGATCAACGCATATCTGAAGGAGCACAACGTCAAGGCGAAGGTCATGCAGGTAGGATGCATCGGGCCGTGCTACCTTGAGCCGCTCATTGATATCAAGATGCCGGGGCAGCCGCGGGTAAGCTACGGCAACGTCAATGCCAAAACACTTTCCATGATCCTGAAATCCCATCTCCTGGAAGGCGTTCCTCACGCGAAACTCGCCCTCGGCCATTTCGGCAAGGAACCCCTTGACGGGATACAGCCTTTCTATGAGCTGCCGATGCTGAAACCTCAGGTACGGATCGTCCTTCGGAACTGCGGTCTCATCGACCCCGAGGACATTGACCAATACCTTGCAGTAGACGGTTACCAGGGTTTTATGAATGCCCTGAAGATGAAGCCGGAGGATGTCATAGGTGTAGTCCATCAGGCAGGCCTTCGCGGTCGCGGAGGCGCCGGGTTTCCGACTTTCAGGAAGTGGACCGTCTGCAGGAACTCGCCGGGCGAACAGAAATACCTGATCTGCAATGCCGATGAAGGGGACCCCGGCGCATTCATGAACAGGTCCCTTATTGAATCTGATCCCCACGCGGTCCTCGAAGGGATGCTTATCGCCGGTTACGCTATCGGGGCGAGTAAGGGGATCGTATACATCAGGGCCGAATATCCCCTTGCGATAGACCGTTTAAAAGCCGCCATTCAGCAGATGCGGGAATACGGCGTGCTTGGAAAGAATATCCTTGGTTCCGGTTTCAGTTTCGATATCAGGATCAAGGAAGGCGCAGGGGCCTTTGTATGCGGCGAAGAGACGGCGCTCATCGGTTCCATAGAGGGCAAGAGGGGTATGCCGAAATCCCGTCCGCCTTTTCCGGCAGTATCGGGTCTTTTCAAGTCCCCTACGATCATCAACAACGTAGAAACCCTGGGAACGCTGCCGAATATCCTGAGGAACGGGGCCGAGTGGTACAACAAGTTCGGGAAGGAAGGCAACAGGGGTACAAAGACCTTCTCTCTCGTCGGCAAGATCCGCCGCCCCGGCCTGATCGAGGTCCAGCTCGGGACGCCGCTCCGGGAGATCATCTTCGATATCGGTGGAGGCGTCCAGAAGAACTTTAAGGCTATCCAGACAGGAGGCCCGTCAGGCGGGTGTCTTTCGGAGGAATTCCTCGATCTCCCTGTTGATTATGAATCACTCGCCGCTGCCGGTTCGATCATGGGCTCCGGCGGTCTCATCATCATGGACGATGATACCTGCATCGTTGACATTGCTAAGTATTTTCTTGATTTTACCCAGAAGGAATCCTGCGGGAAATGTGTGCCCTGCCGTGTCGGCACAAGACACATGGTGGAGATCCTCGACAGGATAACCCATGGCGAGGGGAATCCGGAAGACCTCCTGGCACTGAGGACCCTCGGTGATACCATCAAGAAAGGGGCGCTTTGCGGCCTTGGCCAGACTGCACCGAATCCGGTGCTTACGACGCTCCGGTACTTCAGGAATGAGTACCTTGACCATATTAAAGATCACCGGTGCCGTGCAACGGTCTGTAAAGATCTCATCGAGTACCGGGTTATTAAGGAAAAGTGTACCGGTTGCCAGTCATGCGTCAGGGTTTGCCCGACGGGGGCGATTACGGGCCCGCGGTCAGAACCACACAACCTTGATGCGACGAAGTGTATCAAGTGCCGTTCCTGTTACGAAGTTTGTCGGCATGATGCAATTGCAGGAGACGCAATTGTTATTCGGTCAGCGGAGAAGACAACATGA
- a CDS encoding P1 family peptidase gives MLNSITDIEGIKVGHVSDPVGCTGCTVILCENGAVCGIDVRGSASGTRQVDALNISHIVEQVHAVLLSGGSSFGLDAATGVVRFLEEKGVGFDVGIAKIPIVPTAVIFDLFMGNPKARPTPEMGYQACLNAGLEVGEGSVGAGTGATVGKLFELPRAMKGGLGTCSIIMPDGLKVAALVVVNAFGDIIDNVTGKIIVGARTAEKSLEFANTVNSIKQGHVKKQFGIVNTTLGVVATNARFNKREITKVAQMAQGGLIKTISPVHTTFDGDLVFAVSAGTVEADINKVGVLGEFVIAEAIKRAVKKADGFGIIPAFKDITKGWKTT, from the coding sequence ATGTTAAATTCCATAACTGACATTGAGGGTATAAAAGTAGGACACGTGTCCGATCCCGTCGGCTGCACCGGTTGCACGGTCATTCTCTGTGAAAATGGTGCGGTATGCGGGATAGACGTACGGGGAAGCGCATCCGGCACACGGCAGGTGGATGCACTCAACATCAGCCATATCGTTGAACAGGTGCATGCCGTCCTGCTCTCCGGCGGCAGTTCCTTTGGTCTCGATGCTGCAACCGGTGTTGTCCGCTTCCTCGAGGAGAAAGGTGTCGGTTTTGATGTCGGCATCGCAAAAATCCCGATTGTCCCTACGGCAGTGATATTTGACCTCTTTATGGGCAACCCGAAGGCAAGACCGACCCCTGAGATGGGCTATCAGGCCTGTCTGAACGCCGGGCTGGAGGTAGGGGAGGGAAGCGTTGGAGCGGGTACGGGAGCCACGGTGGGCAAGCTCTTCGAGCTCCCAAGGGCAATGAAGGGAGGGCTCGGGACCTGCAGCATTATAATGCCCGACGGCCTGAAGGTGGCCGCTCTCGTTGTTGTCAATGCCTTTGGGGATATTATCGATAATGTTACCGGAAAGATCATCGTTGGCGCCAGGACCGCGGAAAAGAGCCTGGAGTTTGCCAATACGGTCAACAGTATAAAACAGGGACATGTGAAAAAACAGTTTGGTATCGTGAATACGACACTTGGCGTTGTGGCAACGAACGCACGTTTTAACAAGCGGGAGATAACGAAGGTCGCGCAGATGGCTCAGGGCGGGCTTATCAAGACAATAAGTCCTGTCCATACGACATTCGATGGCGATCTTGTTTTTGCGGTCTCTGCGGGGACCGTTGAGGCGGATATCAACAAGGTCGGCGTTCTTGGCGAGTTCGTTATTGCCGAGGCGATTAAAAGGGCGGTCAAAAAGGCCGATGGTTTTGGGATTATTCCGGCCTTCAAGGATATTACCAAAGGCTGGAAGACAACCTGA
- a CDS encoding YtxH domain-containing protein, with protein sequence MGQQDSGYSAGSILLTFFLGAIVGAGVALLVAPKTGEETRRKIKELAEDAKEKAEDYIVQVKGKATTYVDKGKEILEKEKTLIADYVDKGKEFVEKEKSIISKAVEAGKEAYEKEKKS encoded by the coding sequence ATGGGACAACAGGATAGCGGATACAGTGCCGGGTCTATTCTTCTTACATTCTTCCTCGGTGCAATTGTCGGTGCCGGCGTTGCACTGCTCGTTGCACCAAAAACAGGTGAGGAGACACGTAGAAAGATAAAGGAACTTGCCGAAGACGCGAAAGAAAAGGCCGAAGATTACATAGTGCAGGTAAAGGGCAAGGCGACCACCTATGTTGACAAGGGAAAGGAGATCCTGGAAAAAGAGAAGACCCTGATTGCAGATTATGTTGACAAGGGAAAGGAATTCGTAGAAAAGGAAAAATCTATCATCTCAAAAGCGGTCGAGGCCGGCAAGGAAGCGTACGAAAAAGAGAAAAAATCTTAA
- a CDS encoding Crp/Fnr family transcriptional regulator — protein MRVHDFLAKNPLFQGLPESQIDKLTRIVTEHSFTNGQMIFTEGDKADGFYIVVTGRVKIYKLSPEGKEQILHVIEPGEPFAEVAMFSGGTLPAHAEALRESRIVFIPRAAFIALIQQDPSIAMNMFGTLSIRLKRFTSLIEDLSLKEVPQRLAAYLLYLSGDKDSQENFELTISKGQLASLLGTIPETLSRILKKMVDQGCIAMKGRTIEMRDREMLEALAAGERSLM, from the coding sequence ATGAGAGTTCATGATTTTCTCGCAAAAAACCCGCTCTTTCAGGGGTTGCCCGAATCACAGATCGATAAACTGACCAGGATAGTTACGGAACATTCTTTTACCAACGGACAGATGATCTTTACCGAAGGTGATAAGGCAGATGGTTTTTATATAGTTGTCACGGGTCGCGTGAAGATTTACAAGCTATCGCCGGAAGGCAAGGAGCAGATACTCCACGTTATCGAACCCGGGGAACCTTTCGCGGAGGTTGCCATGTTCTCCGGGGGCACACTTCCTGCGCACGCCGAGGCCCTCAGGGAAAGCAGGATTGTCTTCATACCGAGGGCGGCCTTTATAGCGCTTATTCAACAGGACCCGTCCATCGCGATGAATATGTTCGGAACGCTTTCCATACGCCTCAAACGCTTCACCAGCCTCATCGAGGATCTCTCGCTTAAGGAGGTGCCCCAGAGGCTGGCAGCGTACCTTCTCTATCTCAGCGGTGACAAAGATAGCCAGGAGAACTTCGAGCTGACTATCTCCAAGGGACAGCTGGCAAGTCTTCTGGGAACCATCCCTGAAACATTATCACGGATTCTCAAAAAGATGGTTGACCAGGGTTGCATTGCCATGAAGGGGCGCACGATAGAGATGCGGGACAGGGAGATGCTGGAGGCGCTTGCCGCAGGAGAAAGATCCTTGATGTAG
- the purE gene encoding 5-(carboxyamino)imidazole ribonucleotide mutase yields MKKPKILVLMGSESDLPVIEEGLQFLKEAGVPFKVDISSAHRNPDKTAQHAKNARSEGIEVIIAVAGMAAHLPGVIASHTTLPVIGVPTSSGALKGIDALLSIVQMPKGIPVATVGLDAGKNAAILACTILSIKHDEIYLKIRKMRDGLKEENEKKAAKLKRSFKK; encoded by the coding sequence ATGAAAAAACCAAAGATCCTTGTCCTGATGGGGAGTGAAAGTGATCTCCCCGTTATCGAAGAGGGGCTGCAATTTCTCAAAGAGGCTGGCGTACCCTTCAAGGTGGATATATCCTCTGCGCACCGTAATCCGGATAAAACGGCCCAGCATGCAAAGAATGCCCGTTCAGAGGGTATCGAGGTTATCATCGCCGTTGCCGGCATGGCTGCTCACCTGCCCGGCGTCATCGCGTCACACACGACCCTGCCTGTCATAGGGGTCCCGACAAGTAGTGGAGCCCTCAAGGGCATAGACGCCCTCCTCTCGATTGTACAGATGCCAAAGGGTATTCCGGTGGCAACGGTGGGCCTTGACGCAGGAAAAAACGCAGCCATTCTTGCATGCACAATACTCTCCATTAAGCATGATGAGATATACCTGAAGATCAGGAAGATGAGAGACGGCCTGAAAGAGGAGAATGAGAAAAAGGCTGCAAAACTCAAGAGGTCTTTTAAAAAGTAA